One Lutzomyia longipalpis isolate SR_M1_2022 chromosome 4, ASM2433408v1 DNA segment encodes these proteins:
- the LOC129795915 gene encoding uncharacterized protein LOC129795915 has translation MNRPLCMRTRMMEFLPNEPAMRETLPLSPDELLHPVVQPWEYSVIYPHIRRLPPGRPYTLSTYNEYGAIQGVIFLKPVVPFARHVCGYFYHYAPRREAHRVRPGSILIERSFCRPLEINRTIIYVGIRRYSPISCDPDNLPTILLKIVRV, from the coding sequence ATGAATAGACCTCTGTGCATGAGAACAAGAATGATGGAATTTCTGCCAAATGAACCAGCTATGCGGGAAACTCTGCCACTTAGCCCCGATGAGCTTTTGCATCCAGTTGTCCAACCTTGGGAGTACTCCGTGATCTATCCGCACATACGCAGATTGCCCCCTGGACGGCCGTACACCTTGTCGACGTACAACGAATATGGAGCAATTCAGGGGGTTATCTTCCTGAAGCCAGTCGTCCCCTTTGCCAGGCATGTGTGTGGGTACTTCTATCACTACGCACCGAGGCGAGAGGCACACAGAGTTCGTCCTGGTTCCATTCTAATCGAGAGATCCTTCTGTAGACCACTCGAAATTAATCGAACAATAATTTACGTTGGCATCCGTCGCTACTCACCAATTTCCTGCGATCCAGACAATTTGCCgacaattcttttaaaaattgtgcGTGTGTAG